The Pygocentrus nattereri isolate fPygNat1 chromosome 2, fPygNat1.pri, whole genome shotgun sequence genome has a window encoding:
- the cskmt gene encoding citrate synthase-lysine N-methyltransferase CSKMT, mitochondrial isoform X1 yields the protein MDKKATWDRFYTENSKGTFKNFEWFFGFHAIKDCILPLLQTASTTDAPLYVLDIGCGTSALGPCIYRYSECAVKVTCADISPVAVQLMQEHAENMPVQPCNPSSTLVFQELDCTELERHFGPKSLALIVDKGTTDALVRSKKGQEKAGQIIRQCLKLLRPSGNLLQFSDEDPDARLLWLEKESRGSEVAAEVGVHEIGEIRGVTYFCYQISPCIPQL from the coding sequence ATGGACAAGAAAGCCACCTGGGACAGATTTTACACAGAGAATAGCAAGGGAACATTCAAGAATTTTGAGTGGTTCTTTGGCTTCCATGCAATCAAAGACTGCATCCTGCCTCTGCTGCAGACTGCATCCACTACTGATGCACCATTATATGTTCTGGATATTGGTTGTGGGACCTCAGCATTGGGACCCTGTATCTATAGATACTCAGAATGTGCTGTGAAGGTCACGTGTGCTGATATCTCCCCAGTGGCAGTGCAACTGATGCAGGAACATGCAGAAAACATGCCAGTACAACCCTGCAACCCATCCTCCACCCTGGTGTTCCAAGAATTGGACTGCACAGAACTAGAAAGACACTTTGGGCCAAAGAGCCTGGCTTTAATAGTGGACAAGGGGACGACAGATGCATTGGTGAGATCTAAGAAAGGGCAAGAGAAGGCTGGTCAGATCATAAGGCAATGTCTGAAGCTGCTGAGACCCTCGGGGAACCTGCTGCAGTTCTCAGATGAAGATCCTGATGCCAGGCTGCTTTGGTTGGAGAAAGAGAGTCGAGGCTCAGAGGTGGCAGCTGAAGTAGGAGTACATGAAATTGGAGAGATTAGAGGGGTCACGTACTTCTGTTATCAGATATCCCCTTGTATACCCCAACTTTGA
- the otub1b gene encoding ubiquitin thioesterase OTUB1b, with protein MADEQQEPSQGEMEGVNCLAYDEAIMAQQDRIQQEIATSNPLVSDRQDLSVLQKEYAEEDTIYQLKIKDLHKKYSYIRKTRPDGNCFYRAFGFSHLESLLDDSKELQKFKAVAAKSKLDLVNQGFTEFTIEDFHNTFMDLIELCEKQPALGELLSSFNDQSVSDYVVVYLRLLTSGYLQREHTFFQHFIEGGRSVKEFCQQEVEPMSKESDHIHIIALAQALNVSILVEYMDRGEGGTVNHHVFPEGSEPRIFLLYRPGHYDILYK; from the exons ATGGCGGACGAGCAGCAGGAGCCATCccagggagagatggagg gCGTGAATTGCCTTGCCTACGACGAAGCCATCATGGCACAGCAAGACCGAATTCAGCAGGAA ATAGCCACCAGCAACCCTTTAGTGTCAGACAGACAGGATCTGTCTGTGCTACAGAAAGAGTATGCAGAAGAAGACACCATCTATCAACTCAAGATTAAG GACCTTCACAAAAAATATTCGTACATTCGGAAGACGcgacctgatggaaactgtttctACAGAGCCTTCGGCTTCTCACATTTGGAGTCACTACTGGACGACAGCAAAGAGCTACAAAA GTTTAAAGCAGTGGCAGCAAAAAGTAAACTGGACCTTGTGAACCAGGGCTTCACCGAGTTCACTATTGAAGACTTTCACAACACA TTCATGGACCTGATTGAGCTGTGTGAAAAGCAGCCAGCCCTCGGGGAGCTGCTGAGCTCTTTTAATGACCAGAGTGTGTCTGATTATGTGGTCGTATATCTGAGGCTGCTCACTTCAGGCTACCTGCAGAGAGAGCACACCTTTTTTCAACACTTCATAGAGGGAGGACGATCTGTAAAAGAATTCTGCCAGCAG GAGGTGGAGCCAATGTCCAAAGAGAGTGACCACATCCACATCATTGCCTTAGCACAGGCGTTAAATGTGTCCATACTAGTTGAGTACATGGACCGAGGTGAAGGAGGCACGGTTAACCACCACGTCTTTCCAGAGGGCAGCGAACCACGTATCTTCCTCCTCTATCGACCAGGCCACTACGACATCCTGTACAAATAA
- the cskmt gene encoding citrate synthase-lysine N-methyltransferase CSKMT, mitochondrial isoform X2, with the protein MLRIIRPCLSLRSFGKEAGRRWHRASSTNDLIENMDKKATWDRFYTENSKGTFKNFEWFFGFHAIKDCILPLLQTASTTDAPLYVLDIGCGTSALGPCIYRYSECAVKVTCADISPVAVQLMQEHAENMPVQPCNPSSTLVFQELDCTELERHFGPKSLALIVDKGTTDALVRSKKGQEKAGQIIRQCLKLLRPSGNLLQFSDEDPDARLLWLEKESRGSEVAAEVGVHEIGEIRGVTYFCYQISPCIPQL; encoded by the exons atgctgagGATAATCAGGCCGTGTTTGTCTCTGAGGAGTTTTGGGAAGGAGGCAGGCCGGCGCTGGCATCGCGCTAGCTCCACAA ATGACCTCATTGAAAACATGGACAAGAAAGCCACCTGGGACAGATTTTACACAGAGAATAGCAAGGGAACATTCAAGAATTTTGAGTGGTTCTTTGGCTTCCATGCAATCAAAGACTGCATCCTGCCTCTGCTGCAGACTGCATCCACTACTGATGCACCATTATATGTTCTGGATATTGGTTGTGGGACCTCAGCATTGGGACCCTGTATCTATAGATACTCAGAATGTGCTGTGAAGGTCACGTGTGCTGATATCTCCCCAGTGGCAGTGCAACTGATGCAGGAACATGCAGAAAACATGCCAGTACAACCCTGCAACCCATCCTCCACCCTGGTGTTCCAAGAATTGGACTGCACAGAACTAGAAAGACACTTTGGGCCAAAGAGCCTGGCTTTAATAGTGGACAAGGGGACGACAGATGCATTGGTGAGATCTAAGAAAGGGCAAGAGAAGGCTGGTCAGATCATAAGGCAATGTCTGAAGCTGCTGAGACCCTCGGGGAACCTGCTGCAGTTCTCAGATGAAGATCCTGATGCCAGGCTGCTTTGGTTGGAGAAAGAGAGTCGAGGCTCAGAGGTGGCAGCTGAAGTAGGAGTACATGAAATTGGAGAGATTAGAGGGGTCACGTACTTCTGTTATCAGATATCCCCTTGTATACCCCAACTTTGA